One window of the Trifolium pratense cultivar HEN17-A07 linkage group LG2, ARS_RC_1.1, whole genome shotgun sequence genome contains the following:
- the LOC123905464 gene encoding short-chain dehydrogenase TIC 32, chloroplastic-like isoform X2, producing MGVRNIEAGKEIKETILRNNSTAKIDMMELDLSSMESVRKFTSQFNSRSLPLNILINNAGIMATPFKLSKDNIELQFATSHIGHFLLTNLLLETMKQTAIKQKKEGRIVNVASRRHKLSYSEGIRFDKINDESGYNSLSAYGQSKLANVLHANELARYLKEEGTMITANSLNPGAIATNLFRYHSLIDGFVGLIGRYAMKSIQQGAATTCYVALHPQVKGLSGCYFVDCNLAETSSQAGDQELARKLWEYSSNLIKT from the exons ATGGGGGTCAGGAATATAGAAGCTGGTAAGGAGATCAAGGAAACCATATTAAGAAATAATTCAACTGCAAAAATCGACATGATGGAGCTGGACCTAAGCTCAATGGAATCTGTGAGAAAATTCACGTCACAGTTTAACTCTCGTAGTCTTCCTTTGAATATACTTAT AAATAATGCAGGAATCATGGCAACACCATTCAAGCTTTCCAAAGACAATATAGAATTACAATTTGCAACAAGCCATATAG GtcattttcttttgacaaaCTTACTGTTGGAAACAATGAAACAAACTGCCATTAAACAGAAGAAAGAAGGAAGGATTGTAAATGTTGCATCAAGACGTCATAAATTATCATATTCTGAAGGGATTAGATTCGATAAGATTAATGATGAATCAGG GTATAACAGTTTGTCTGCCTATGGACAGTCAAAGCTTGCCAATGTTTTGCATGCTAATGAACTTGCAAGATATCTAAAG gAGGAGGGCACAATGATTACTGCAAACTCACTGAACCCAGGAGCGATTGCCACCAATCTATTTCGTTATCACAGTTTAATCGATG GATTTGTTGGTCTAATTGGTAGATACGCAATGAAAAGTATACAACAG GGAGCAGCAACCACATGTTATGTCGCATTGCATCCACAAGTTAAAGGGCTGAGCGGTTGCTACTTTGTGGACTGTAATTTAGCTGAAACAAGTTCACAAGCAGGTGATCAAGAGCTTGCAAGGAAACTATGGGAGTATAGCTCAAATTTGATTAAAACTTGA
- the LOC123905464 gene encoding short-chain dehydrogenase TIC 32, chloroplastic-like isoform X1: MWLFSRKGPSGSGFSASSTAEDVTQEIDATDLTAIVTGATSGIGIETARVLALRGVHVVMGVRNIEAGKEIKETILRNNSTAKIDMMELDLSSMESVRKFTSQFNSRSLPLNILINNAGIMATPFKLSKDNIELQFATSHIGHFLLTNLLLETMKQTAIKQKKEGRIVNVASRRHKLSYSEGIRFDKINDESGYNSLSAYGQSKLANVLHANELARYLKEEGTMITANSLNPGAIATNLFRYHSLIDGFVGLIGRYAMKSIQQGAATTCYVALHPQVKGLSGCYFVDCNLAETSSQAGDQELARKLWEYSSNLIKT, from the exons ATGTGGCTGTTTAGCAGAAAGGGACCTTCTGGTTCTGGGTTCTCAGCTTCTTCTACAGCTGAGGATGTTACTCAAGAAATTGATGCCACTGATCTCACTGCCATTGTTACAG GGGCTACTAGTGGTATTGGTATTGAGACTGCCCGTGTACTTGCATTACGCGGTGTCCATGTAGTTATGGGGGTCAGGAATATAGAAGCTGGTAAGGAGATCAAGGAAACCATATTAAGAAATAATTCAACTGCAAAAATCGACATGATGGAGCTGGACCTAAGCTCAATGGAATCTGTGAGAAAATTCACGTCACAGTTTAACTCTCGTAGTCTTCCTTTGAATATACTTAT AAATAATGCAGGAATCATGGCAACACCATTCAAGCTTTCCAAAGACAATATAGAATTACAATTTGCAACAAGCCATATAG GtcattttcttttgacaaaCTTACTGTTGGAAACAATGAAACAAACTGCCATTAAACAGAAGAAAGAAGGAAGGATTGTAAATGTTGCATCAAGACGTCATAAATTATCATATTCTGAAGGGATTAGATTCGATAAGATTAATGATGAATCAGG GTATAACAGTTTGTCTGCCTATGGACAGTCAAAGCTTGCCAATGTTTTGCATGCTAATGAACTTGCAAGATATCTAAAG gAGGAGGGCACAATGATTACTGCAAACTCACTGAACCCAGGAGCGATTGCCACCAATCTATTTCGTTATCACAGTTTAATCGATG GATTTGTTGGTCTAATTGGTAGATACGCAATGAAAAGTATACAACAG GGAGCAGCAACCACATGTTATGTCGCATTGCATCCACAAGTTAAAGGGCTGAGCGGTTGCTACTTTGTGGACTGTAATTTAGCTGAAACAAGTTCACAAGCAGGTGATCAAGAGCTTGCAAGGAAACTATGGGAGTATAGCTCAAATTTGATTAAAACTTGA